In Drosophila yakuba strain Tai18E2 chromosome 2R, Prin_Dyak_Tai18E2_2.1, whole genome shotgun sequence, a single genomic region encodes these proteins:
- the LOC6530426 gene encoding uncharacterized protein LOC6530426 isoform X6, whose protein sequence is MSRNRRRSYPSSQDEHKTAAAQPSESSLRSQSLSRLEFSVQSSSIYQYDTRNTRNTRPQMVSVAVGTDQTDILNESTSFLSPSQSQWSEVDLSSFYESFNPTFPSKLPFRRFPHILVAAPKEPETSESKPATSHQSPIEPISEVPFVEPKVGENNRVSTARKPSEHRLSRLPSLRPSSAANRDNDDESFMSTDDVSPIQNFTSYTEEYDREEPLITKTEKFYKKRAPLNPKYDSEDSYVIARENFQKDTALSFNITTVQLTDSPKSFNEYDAENQMRRQSWDTESRMTRESFELNRGGKRLGSGMVFVNLHGDTTGRRIWLGHHGAVLSRPANNRWSYIYHRSLVAIHCQGSGCDLIVGYICGQCPDRLLLH, encoded by the exons ATGAGTAGGAATCGTAGGAGGAG CTATCCCAGCAGCCAAGATGAGCACAAGACCGCCGCTGCACAGCCAAGTGAAAGCAGCTTGAGATCTCAATCTCTGTCCAGGCTGGAGTTCTCGGTTCAGTCCTCATCCATCTATCAGTATGACACGCGGAATACGCGGAACACGCGACCACAAATGGTCAGTGTGGCCGTCGGCACAGATCAGACGGATATCCTGAATGAAAGCACTTCATTCTTGTCCCCCAGCCAGTCGCAGTGGAGTGAAGTAGACTTGTCTTCGTTCTACGAAAGTTTTAATCCTACTTTTCCTTCCAAGCTTCCTTTTAGAAGATTTCCCCATATCCTTGTGGCGGCCCCAAAAGAACCTGAGACTTCGGAAAGCAAGCCAGCTACATCACATCAGAGTCCAATTGAGCCCATATCCGAGGTGCCGTTCGTGGAACCAAAAGttggggaaaacaacagagTTAGCACCGCTAGAAAGCCGTCGGAGCATCGCTTGTCACGTCTGCCCAGTCTTCGACCATCTTCCGCTGCAAACAGGGATAATGATGATGAATCTTTCATGAGCACAGATGACGTGTCTCCGATCCAGAACTTCACTAGCTATACGGAAGAATATGATAGGGAAGAACCACTCATTACCAAAACggaaaaattttataaaaaaa GAGCTCCCTTGAATCCAAAATACGATTCCGAGGATTCATATGTTATTGCCAGGGAAAACTTTCAAAAGGATACGGCTCTCTCGTTTAATATTACTACAGTACAATTGACCGACTCGCCGAAATCTTTCAACGAATACGACGCGGAAAATCAGATGCGCAGGCAATCGTGGGACACAGAAAGTAGAATGACGAGGGAGTCCTTTGAACTGAACCGTGGTGGAAAACGACTGGGCTCCGGTATGGTTTTTGTAA ATCTACATGGTGATACCACCGGACGGCGGATTTGGCTGGGTCATCATGGTGCTGTCCTTTCTCGCCCAGCTAATAATCGATGGTCTTATATTTACCATCGGAGTCTTGTTGCCATCCATTGCCAAGGATCTGGGTGTGACCTCATCGTCGGTTACATTTGTGGCCAGTGTCCAGATCGGTTGCTACTTCACTAG
- the LOC6530426 gene encoding uncharacterized protein LOC6530426 isoform X2 codes for MSRNRRRSYPSSQDEHKTAAAQPSESSLRSQSLSRLEFSVQSSSIYQYDTRNTRNTRPQMVSVAVGTDQTDILNESTSFLSPSQSQWSEVDLSSFYESFNPTFPSKLPFRRFPHILVAAPKEPETSESKPATSHQSPIEPISEVPFVEPKVGENNRVSTARKPSEHRLSRLPSLRPSSAANRDNDDESFMSTDDVSPIQNFTSYTEEYDREEPLITKTEKFYKKRAPLNPKYDSEDSYVIARENFQKDTALSFNITTVQLTDSPKSFNEYDAENQMRRQSWDTESRMTRESFELNRGGKRLGSGMVFIYMVIPPDGGFGWVIMVLSFLAQLIIDGLIFTIGVLLPSIAKDLGVTSSSVTFVASVQIGCYFTSGAFSAILINRFGFRKVAIAGVLCSASTILVSSWSVSLAMLIFFYSVLGGITLSMIWASSQLIVGYYFERYRPMANGFSCSGGGAGIVLFTFLNSWLVPIIGWRNMLRTQAGLIMLILLMVVAYVEVAPTQVGLYHFPDNLESSSDEYYGNFYVQDYLRLSTQTAGSRSVLSEYEPPPKKHGCAKFCPCCTNCCGKRRKKPQNEDEHNLLIRPAPLEREDLFYTGPADYDKPHSKENLEGKEFHLMGSDKNTQQVNYGIKNINVDGEGDGTSREHRRTHSVRRWSAEQPKKKTSCRNSRFMLTLLKLFDYHLLKQFEFQILVASALLFPMGFNIPFVYSSARTTIPVEYARMIGPIIGISNLVMRNILGILAYKRRTWTLNLCGSGLVFGGFSVLISAFYGQNLIWFQFLYGMSYAVAPAVFSTLRGLIYVKYLGLSKLTNAFGITSLAMGMGAFIGTTIAGKMVGLTGNYTAAFCFAGLCLISSGILKLLLPCLIKFRNRKAH; via the exons ATGAGTAGGAATCGTAGGAGGAG CTATCCCAGCAGCCAAGATGAGCACAAGACCGCCGCTGCACAGCCAAGTGAAAGCAGCTTGAGATCTCAATCTCTGTCCAGGCTGGAGTTCTCGGTTCAGTCCTCATCCATCTATCAGTATGACACGCGGAATACGCGGAACACGCGACCACAAATGGTCAGTGTGGCCGTCGGCACAGATCAGACGGATATCCTGAATGAAAGCACTTCATTCTTGTCCCCCAGCCAGTCGCAGTGGAGTGAAGTAGACTTGTCTTCGTTCTACGAAAGTTTTAATCCTACTTTTCCTTCCAAGCTTCCTTTTAGAAGATTTCCCCATATCCTTGTGGCGGCCCCAAAAGAACCTGAGACTTCGGAAAGCAAGCCAGCTACATCACATCAGAGTCCAATTGAGCCCATATCCGAGGTGCCGTTCGTGGAACCAAAAGttggggaaaacaacagagTTAGCACCGCTAGAAAGCCGTCGGAGCATCGCTTGTCACGTCTGCCCAGTCTTCGACCATCTTCCGCTGCAAACAGGGATAATGATGATGAATCTTTCATGAGCACAGATGACGTGTCTCCGATCCAGAACTTCACTAGCTATACGGAAGAATATGATAGGGAAGAACCACTCATTACCAAAACggaaaaattttataaaaaaa GAGCTCCCTTGAATCCAAAATACGATTCCGAGGATTCATATGTTATTGCCAGGGAAAACTTTCAAAAGGATACGGCTCTCTCGTTTAATATTACTACAGTACAATTGACCGACTCGCCGAAATCTTTCAACGAATACGACGCGGAAAATCAGATGCGCAGGCAATCGTGGGACACAGAAAGTAGAATGACGAGGGAGTCCTTTGAACTGAACCGTGGTGGAAAACGACTGGGCTCCGGTATGGTTTTT ATCTACATGGTGATACCACCGGACGGCGGATTTGGCTGGGTCATCATGGTGCTGTCCTTTCTCGCCCAGCTAATAATCGATGGTCTTATATTTACCATCGGAGTCTTGTTGCCATCCATTGCCAAGGATCTGGGTGTGACCTCATCGTCGGTTACATTTGTGGCCAGTGTCCAGATCGGTTGCTACTTCACTAGCGGAGCCTTCTCTGCCATTCTGATAAATCGTTTTGGATTCCGCAAAGTAGCCATCGCTGGGGTCCTGTGTTCCGCATCCACCATACTGGTCTCCAGCTGGAGCGTGAGCTTGGCCATGCTGATCTTCTTTTACAGCGTTCTTG GTGGCATTACTTTGAGTATGATCTGGGCGAGTTCGCAGCTGATCGTGGGCTACTACTTTGAGCGGTATCGTCCGATGGCCAATGGGTTTTCCTGCAGCGGTGGCGGAGCGGGTATAGTCCTCTTCACGTTCCTCAACAGCTGGCTGGTCCCGATCATCGGATGGAGGAACATGCTGCGCACGCAGGCGGGCCTGATAATGCTGATCCTGCTGATGGTGGTCGCCTACGTGGAGGTGGCACCCACGCAGGTGGGCTTGTACCATTTCCCCGATAACTTGGAGAGCAGTTCGGATGAGTATTACGGCAACTTCTACGTGCAAGACTATCTACGTCTATCCACGCAGACCGCTGGAAGCCGGAGTGTGCTAAGTGAATATGAGCCACCACCTAAGAAGCACGGGTGCGCCAAGTTCTGCCCCTGCTGCACGAACTGTTGTGGAAAGCGGCGGAAGAAGCCCCAAAATGAGGATGAACACAATCTGCTCATCCGGCCGGCGCCCTTGGAGCGGGAGGATCTCTTCTATACGGGTCCCGCCGACTACGACAAGCCGCACAGCAAGGAGAACCTCGAGGGCAAGGAATTCCACCTCATGGGATCGGATAAGAAC ACCCAGCAAGTGAACTATGGCATCAAGAACATTAATGTGGATGGTGAAGGCGATGGCACTTCCAGGGAGCATAGACGCACCCATAGTGTACGTAGATGGTCTGCAGAACAaccgaaaaagaaaacttcCTGTAGGAATAGCCGGTTTATGCTCACTCTGCTCAAACTATTCGACTACCATCTGCTGAAACAGTTCGAGTTCCAGATTCTGGTGGCCTCCGCCCTTCTGTTCCCGATGGGCTTTAATATACCCTTTGTTTACTCCTCTGCACGAACCACGATTCCCGTCGAATATGCCCGTATGATCGGTCCCATTATCGGTATTAGTAACCTTGTGATGAGGAACATCCTTGGCATCCTCGCCTACAAAAGGCGCACTTGGACCCTTAATCTTTGTGGCAGCGGTCTGGTTTTCGGTGGATTTTCCGTTTTAATAAGCGCCTTCTACGGACAGAACTTGATTTGGTTCCAGTTTCTCTACGGCATGTCCTATGCTGTAGCGCCAG CTGTTTTTTCCACACTGAGAGGTCTTATATACGTGAAGTACCTGGGACTTTCGAAGCTGACCAACGCCTTTGGGATTACCTCTTTGGCCATGGGAATGGGCGCTTTTATTGGGACTACGATTGCTGGCAAAATGGTGGGCCTTACGGGAAACTATACAGCTGCCTTCTGCTTTGCGGGTTTATGCCTCATAAGCTCTGGAATTCTGAAGCTCCTGCTGCCCTGTCTTATCAAATTTCGCAACAGGAAGGCCCACTGA
- the LOC6530426 gene encoding uncharacterized protein LOC6530426 isoform X3, whose protein sequence is MSRNRRRSYPSSQDEHKTAAAQPSESSLRSQSLSRLEFSVQSSSIYQYDTRNTRNTRPQMVSVAVGTDQTDILNESTSFLSPSQSQWSELPFRRFPHILVAAPKEPETSESKPATSHQSPIEPISEVPFVEPKVGENNRVSTARKPSEHRLSRLPSLRPSSAANRDNDDESFMSTDDVSPIQNFTSYTEEYDREEPLITKTEKFYKKRAPLNPKYDSEDSYVIARENFQKDTALSFNITTVQLTDSPKSFNEYDAENQMRRQSWDTESRMTRESFELNRGGKRLGSGMVFIYMVIPPDGGFGWVIMVLSFLAQLIIDGLIFTIGVLLPSIAKDLGVTSSSVTFVASVQIGCYFTSGAFSAILINRFGFRKVAIAGVLCSASTILVSSWSVSLAMLIFFYSVLACAGGITLSMIWASSQLIVGYYFERYRPMANGFSCSGGGAGIVLFTFLNSWLVPIIGWRNMLRTQAGLIMLILLMVVAYVEVAPTQVGLYHFPDNLESSSDEYYGNFYVQDYLRLSTQTAGSRSVLSEYEPPPKKHGCAKFCPCCTNCCGKRRKKPQNEDEHNLLIRPAPLEREDLFYTGPADYDKPHSKENLEGKEFHLMGSDKNTQQVNYGIKNINVDGEGDGTSREHRRTHSVRRWSAEQPKKKTSCRNSRFMLTLLKLFDYHLLKQFEFQILVASALLFPMGFNIPFVYSSARTTIPVEYARMIGPIIGISNLVMRNILGILAYKRRTWTLNLCGSGLVFGGFSVLISAFYGQNLIWFQFLYGMSYAVAPAVFSTLRGLIYVKYLGLSKLTNAFGITSLAMGMGAFIGTTIAGKMVGLTGNYTAAFCFAGLCLISSGILKLLLPCLIKFRNRKAH, encoded by the exons ATGAGTAGGAATCGTAGGAGGAG CTATCCCAGCAGCCAAGATGAGCACAAGACCGCCGCTGCACAGCCAAGTGAAAGCAGCTTGAGATCTCAATCTCTGTCCAGGCTGGAGTTCTCGGTTCAGTCCTCATCCATCTATCAGTATGACACGCGGAATACGCGGAACACGCGACCACAAATGGTCAGTGTGGCCGTCGGCACAGATCAGACGGATATCCTGAATGAAAGCACTTCATTCTTGTCCCCCAGCCAGTCGCAGTGGAGTGAA CTTCCTTTTAGAAGATTTCCCCATATCCTTGTGGCGGCCCCAAAAGAACCTGAGACTTCGGAAAGCAAGCCAGCTACATCACATCAGAGTCCAATTGAGCCCATATCCGAGGTGCCGTTCGTGGAACCAAAAGttggggaaaacaacagagTTAGCACCGCTAGAAAGCCGTCGGAGCATCGCTTGTCACGTCTGCCCAGTCTTCGACCATCTTCCGCTGCAAACAGGGATAATGATGATGAATCTTTCATGAGCACAGATGACGTGTCTCCGATCCAGAACTTCACTAGCTATACGGAAGAATATGATAGGGAAGAACCACTCATTACCAAAACggaaaaattttataaaaaaa GAGCTCCCTTGAATCCAAAATACGATTCCGAGGATTCATATGTTATTGCCAGGGAAAACTTTCAAAAGGATACGGCTCTCTCGTTTAATATTACTACAGTACAATTGACCGACTCGCCGAAATCTTTCAACGAATACGACGCGGAAAATCAGATGCGCAGGCAATCGTGGGACACAGAAAGTAGAATGACGAGGGAGTCCTTTGAACTGAACCGTGGTGGAAAACGACTGGGCTCCGGTATGGTTTTT ATCTACATGGTGATACCACCGGACGGCGGATTTGGCTGGGTCATCATGGTGCTGTCCTTTCTCGCCCAGCTAATAATCGATGGTCTTATATTTACCATCGGAGTCTTGTTGCCATCCATTGCCAAGGATCTGGGTGTGACCTCATCGTCGGTTACATTTGTGGCCAGTGTCCAGATCGGTTGCTACTTCACTAGCGGAGCCTTCTCTGCCATTCTGATAAATCGTTTTGGATTCCGCAAAGTAGCCATCGCTGGGGTCCTGTGTTCCGCATCCACCATACTGGTCTCCAGCTGGAGCGTGAGCTTGGCCATGCTGATCTTCTTTTACAGCGTTCTTG CCTGCGCAGGTGGCATTACTTTGAGTATGATCTGGGCGAGTTCGCAGCTGATCGTGGGCTACTACTTTGAGCGGTATCGTCCGATGGCCAATGGGTTTTCCTGCAGCGGTGGCGGAGCGGGTATAGTCCTCTTCACGTTCCTCAACAGCTGGCTGGTCCCGATCATCGGATGGAGGAACATGCTGCGCACGCAGGCGGGCCTGATAATGCTGATCCTGCTGATGGTGGTCGCCTACGTGGAGGTGGCACCCACGCAGGTGGGCTTGTACCATTTCCCCGATAACTTGGAGAGCAGTTCGGATGAGTATTACGGCAACTTCTACGTGCAAGACTATCTACGTCTATCCACGCAGACCGCTGGAAGCCGGAGTGTGCTAAGTGAATATGAGCCACCACCTAAGAAGCACGGGTGCGCCAAGTTCTGCCCCTGCTGCACGAACTGTTGTGGAAAGCGGCGGAAGAAGCCCCAAAATGAGGATGAACACAATCTGCTCATCCGGCCGGCGCCCTTGGAGCGGGAGGATCTCTTCTATACGGGTCCCGCCGACTACGACAAGCCGCACAGCAAGGAGAACCTCGAGGGCAAGGAATTCCACCTCATGGGATCGGATAAGAAC ACCCAGCAAGTGAACTATGGCATCAAGAACATTAATGTGGATGGTGAAGGCGATGGCACTTCCAGGGAGCATAGACGCACCCATAGTGTACGTAGATGGTCTGCAGAACAaccgaaaaagaaaacttcCTGTAGGAATAGCCGGTTTATGCTCACTCTGCTCAAACTATTCGACTACCATCTGCTGAAACAGTTCGAGTTCCAGATTCTGGTGGCCTCCGCCCTTCTGTTCCCGATGGGCTTTAATATACCCTTTGTTTACTCCTCTGCACGAACCACGATTCCCGTCGAATATGCCCGTATGATCGGTCCCATTATCGGTATTAGTAACCTTGTGATGAGGAACATCCTTGGCATCCTCGCCTACAAAAGGCGCACTTGGACCCTTAATCTTTGTGGCAGCGGTCTGGTTTTCGGTGGATTTTCCGTTTTAATAAGCGCCTTCTACGGACAGAACTTGATTTGGTTCCAGTTTCTCTACGGCATGTCCTATGCTGTAGCGCCAG CTGTTTTTTCCACACTGAGAGGTCTTATATACGTGAAGTACCTGGGACTTTCGAAGCTGACCAACGCCTTTGGGATTACCTCTTTGGCCATGGGAATGGGCGCTTTTATTGGGACTACGATTGCTGGCAAAATGGTGGGCCTTACGGGAAACTATACAGCTGCCTTCTGCTTTGCGGGTTTATGCCTCATAAGCTCTGGAATTCTGAAGCTCCTGCTGCCCTGTCTTATCAAATTTCGCAACAGGAAGGCCCACTGA
- the LOC6530426 gene encoding uncharacterized protein LOC6530426 isoform X1 encodes MSRNRRRSYPSSQDEHKTAAAQPSESSLRSQSLSRLEFSVQSSSIYQYDTRNTRNTRPQMVSVAVGTDQTDILNESTSFLSPSQSQWSEVDLSSFYESFNPTFPSKLPFRRFPHILVAAPKEPETSESKPATSHQSPIEPISEVPFVEPKVGENNRVSTARKPSEHRLSRLPSLRPSSAANRDNDDESFMSTDDVSPIQNFTSYTEEYDREEPLITKTEKFYKKRAPLNPKYDSEDSYVIARENFQKDTALSFNITTVQLTDSPKSFNEYDAENQMRRQSWDTESRMTRESFELNRGGKRLGSGMVFIYMVIPPDGGFGWVIMVLSFLAQLIIDGLIFTIGVLLPSIAKDLGVTSSSVTFVASVQIGCYFTSGAFSAILINRFGFRKVAIAGVLCSASTILVSSWSVSLAMLIFFYSVLACAGGITLSMIWASSQLIVGYYFERYRPMANGFSCSGGGAGIVLFTFLNSWLVPIIGWRNMLRTQAGLIMLILLMVVAYVEVAPTQVGLYHFPDNLESSSDEYYGNFYVQDYLRLSTQTAGSRSVLSEYEPPPKKHGCAKFCPCCTNCCGKRRKKPQNEDEHNLLIRPAPLEREDLFYTGPADYDKPHSKENLEGKEFHLMGSDKNTQQVNYGIKNINVDGEGDGTSREHRRTHSVRRWSAEQPKKKTSCRNSRFMLTLLKLFDYHLLKQFEFQILVASALLFPMGFNIPFVYSSARTTIPVEYARMIGPIIGISNLVMRNILGILAYKRRTWTLNLCGSGLVFGGFSVLISAFYGQNLIWFQFLYGMSYAVAPAVFSTLRGLIYVKYLGLSKLTNAFGITSLAMGMGAFIGTTIAGKMVGLTGNYTAAFCFAGLCLISSGILKLLLPCLIKFRNRKAH; translated from the exons ATGAGTAGGAATCGTAGGAGGAG CTATCCCAGCAGCCAAGATGAGCACAAGACCGCCGCTGCACAGCCAAGTGAAAGCAGCTTGAGATCTCAATCTCTGTCCAGGCTGGAGTTCTCGGTTCAGTCCTCATCCATCTATCAGTATGACACGCGGAATACGCGGAACACGCGACCACAAATGGTCAGTGTGGCCGTCGGCACAGATCAGACGGATATCCTGAATGAAAGCACTTCATTCTTGTCCCCCAGCCAGTCGCAGTGGAGTGAAGTAGACTTGTCTTCGTTCTACGAAAGTTTTAATCCTACTTTTCCTTCCAAGCTTCCTTTTAGAAGATTTCCCCATATCCTTGTGGCGGCCCCAAAAGAACCTGAGACTTCGGAAAGCAAGCCAGCTACATCACATCAGAGTCCAATTGAGCCCATATCCGAGGTGCCGTTCGTGGAACCAAAAGttggggaaaacaacagagTTAGCACCGCTAGAAAGCCGTCGGAGCATCGCTTGTCACGTCTGCCCAGTCTTCGACCATCTTCCGCTGCAAACAGGGATAATGATGATGAATCTTTCATGAGCACAGATGACGTGTCTCCGATCCAGAACTTCACTAGCTATACGGAAGAATATGATAGGGAAGAACCACTCATTACCAAAACggaaaaattttataaaaaaa GAGCTCCCTTGAATCCAAAATACGATTCCGAGGATTCATATGTTATTGCCAGGGAAAACTTTCAAAAGGATACGGCTCTCTCGTTTAATATTACTACAGTACAATTGACCGACTCGCCGAAATCTTTCAACGAATACGACGCGGAAAATCAGATGCGCAGGCAATCGTGGGACACAGAAAGTAGAATGACGAGGGAGTCCTTTGAACTGAACCGTGGTGGAAAACGACTGGGCTCCGGTATGGTTTTT ATCTACATGGTGATACCACCGGACGGCGGATTTGGCTGGGTCATCATGGTGCTGTCCTTTCTCGCCCAGCTAATAATCGATGGTCTTATATTTACCATCGGAGTCTTGTTGCCATCCATTGCCAAGGATCTGGGTGTGACCTCATCGTCGGTTACATTTGTGGCCAGTGTCCAGATCGGTTGCTACTTCACTAGCGGAGCCTTCTCTGCCATTCTGATAAATCGTTTTGGATTCCGCAAAGTAGCCATCGCTGGGGTCCTGTGTTCCGCATCCACCATACTGGTCTCCAGCTGGAGCGTGAGCTTGGCCATGCTGATCTTCTTTTACAGCGTTCTTG CCTGCGCAGGTGGCATTACTTTGAGTATGATCTGGGCGAGTTCGCAGCTGATCGTGGGCTACTACTTTGAGCGGTATCGTCCGATGGCCAATGGGTTTTCCTGCAGCGGTGGCGGAGCGGGTATAGTCCTCTTCACGTTCCTCAACAGCTGGCTGGTCCCGATCATCGGATGGAGGAACATGCTGCGCACGCAGGCGGGCCTGATAATGCTGATCCTGCTGATGGTGGTCGCCTACGTGGAGGTGGCACCCACGCAGGTGGGCTTGTACCATTTCCCCGATAACTTGGAGAGCAGTTCGGATGAGTATTACGGCAACTTCTACGTGCAAGACTATCTACGTCTATCCACGCAGACCGCTGGAAGCCGGAGTGTGCTAAGTGAATATGAGCCACCACCTAAGAAGCACGGGTGCGCCAAGTTCTGCCCCTGCTGCACGAACTGTTGTGGAAAGCGGCGGAAGAAGCCCCAAAATGAGGATGAACACAATCTGCTCATCCGGCCGGCGCCCTTGGAGCGGGAGGATCTCTTCTATACGGGTCCCGCCGACTACGACAAGCCGCACAGCAAGGAGAACCTCGAGGGCAAGGAATTCCACCTCATGGGATCGGATAAGAAC ACCCAGCAAGTGAACTATGGCATCAAGAACATTAATGTGGATGGTGAAGGCGATGGCACTTCCAGGGAGCATAGACGCACCCATAGTGTACGTAGATGGTCTGCAGAACAaccgaaaaagaaaacttcCTGTAGGAATAGCCGGTTTATGCTCACTCTGCTCAAACTATTCGACTACCATCTGCTGAAACAGTTCGAGTTCCAGATTCTGGTGGCCTCCGCCCTTCTGTTCCCGATGGGCTTTAATATACCCTTTGTTTACTCCTCTGCACGAACCACGATTCCCGTCGAATATGCCCGTATGATCGGTCCCATTATCGGTATTAGTAACCTTGTGATGAGGAACATCCTTGGCATCCTCGCCTACAAAAGGCGCACTTGGACCCTTAATCTTTGTGGCAGCGGTCTGGTTTTCGGTGGATTTTCCGTTTTAATAAGCGCCTTCTACGGACAGAACTTGATTTGGTTCCAGTTTCTCTACGGCATGTCCTATGCTGTAGCGCCAG CTGTTTTTTCCACACTGAGAGGTCTTATATACGTGAAGTACCTGGGACTTTCGAAGCTGACCAACGCCTTTGGGATTACCTCTTTGGCCATGGGAATGGGCGCTTTTATTGGGACTACGATTGCTGGCAAAATGGTGGGCCTTACGGGAAACTATACAGCTGCCTTCTGCTTTGCGGGTTTATGCCTCATAAGCTCTGGAATTCTGAAGCTCCTGCTGCCCTGTCTTATCAAATTTCGCAACAGGAAGGCCCACTGA